In a single window of the Dreissena polymorpha isolate Duluth1 chromosome 3, UMN_Dpol_1.0, whole genome shotgun sequence genome:
- the LOC127871665 gene encoding hemicentin-1-like isoform X1, which yields MYIVQLCSTLIIYVSTRNTFGIMKHFLVWTFIVNIRFQAASREEVMMEPPDSEYKVLEGRPMTITCETREGISASAFHWFLQNQKYTEMIANSFNPYHISTATFSKLDFRPARHYHSWDIYCAAKTKYGTFYSNKSKINVYDPLAKPAFKSGSTFLRENVYKVINGGSVFIECITDSNPLASIRWETKTRPTDNRYLTIRNIRQENAGRYVCVATYQTTLTDRYTFTDQSNNSLHIDVLFSPIAPSLLHQGTEIPDGPLKVVNGSELVLECRSFGNPPPSYMWELGSRRHASSQITIKGDTSKFGTYTCIADNIMIPTFGPTETGQANRTLHVDILYPPSAPILMYRDQIKVQTMSVVRNTALDLSCHSFGNPMPFFRWKHGSSVYNQSRITLRGYTFESGTYSCVASNLMIPTFGYDTFGQSVSSLEIDVLYPPTEPMIIVNGTNISTDSLKIINGTAILLECQSSGNQKLSYRWKHGSMQFRGSRLELHGDITKNGTYTCVAENFMRPTIGLDQTMKAEKSLYVDVLYPLSVPKISYNGTELNVDLQIMNGTMLLLDCHSSGHPMPTYRWVHGSRMFNQSSIQLNVDTSDNGTYTCVAENMISPTVGPNLTGHTKKSLAVNVLYPPSDPKILMNGTDVNNSVLTVIERTRLSLKCVSDANPSPTIQWKTNGTKHAGDMLFLYDIQPSDARKYECVAKNEMIPTFGSSQKNKSRNTLELHVLYPPSKPQFFINGAELHTDMYTVTHGSDVLIECHSQGKPTPSIRLGYDFALQTSGERLSVKNIQEGDTGNYTCVAENVMTPTFAPNTIGRMQSSVRIILKDTHHLMSEPPSHTGLLFPLIAGGASLFLLAIAAVIVWRCRLRVSGAQDNIVENPMYISADGIESDGIAIQHEETGSFSTDERCVQSVFVEESCSLGNHHIPDEYIYCYAEVQDVCKETEQ from the exons atgtatattgttcaattatgttcaacattaattatttatgtcAGTACAAGAAATACATTTGGAATAATGAAACACTTTTTAGTTTGGACATTTATTGTGAACATTAGATTTCAGG CAGCTTCCCGTGAGGAAGTGATGATGGAGCCACCTGACTCCGAATACAAAGTTTTAGAGGGTCGTCCGATGACCATCACTTGCGAAACAAGGGAGGGCATTAGTGCGTCGGCATTTCACTGGTTCTTACAAAATCAAAAATACACAGAAATGATTGCCAATTCTTTCAATCCGTATCATATATCTACGGCAACATTCAGTAAACTGGATTTCAGACCAGCTCGTCATTATCACTCCTGGGACATTTACTGCGCAGCCAAGACAAAATACGGAACGTTCTATTCCAATAAGTCTAAAATAAACGTCTATG ATCCTCTTGCTAAACCAGCGTTCAAAAGTGGTTCAACATTCTTGAGAGAAAACGTTTACAAAGTCATCAATGGCGGCTCAGTATTTATTGAGTGCATTACGGATAGCAACCCGTTAGCATCAATCCGCTGGGAAACTAAAACCAGACCGACCGACAACAGATATCTCACGATTCGTAACATCAGACAAGAGAACGCCGGACGTTATGTGTGTGTTGCGACATACCAGACCACTCTCACTGATAGATACACATTTACCGACCAATCCAACAATTCGCTGCACATAGATGTTCTAT TTTCCCCAATAGCTCCATCATTACTGCATCAAGGTACGGAAATACCTGATGGACCGCTGAAGGTCGTCAACGGATCAGAACTTGTATTGGAGTGTAGGAGTTTTGGAAATCCACCACCATCCTACATGTGGGAACTTGGGTCCAGACGCCATGCCTCCAGTCAAATTACCATAAAAGGCGATACTTCCAAATTTGGAACGTACACTTGCATTGCTGACAACATCATGATTCCAACATTTGGACCGACAGAAACTGGTCAAGCAAATAGGACACTACACGTAGACATTTTAT ATCCACCAAGTGCTCCGATATTAATGTACAGAGATCAAATCAAAGTCCAAACAATGAGCGTCGTACGTAATACAGCACTGGATCTGTCGTGCCATAGTTTCGGAAATCCCATGCCTTTCTTTCGTTGGAAACACGGCTCCAGTGTTTATAATCAAAGTCGTATTACACTGAGAGGTTATACCTTCGAGAGTGGAACATATTCGTGTGTTGCTTCTAACTTGATGATACCAACATTTGGTTACGACACGTTTGGCCAATCAGTATCATCGTTGGAAATAGATGTTTTAT ATCCACCCACTGAGCCGATGATTATTGTCAATGGAACAAACATCTCAACAGATTCTCTGAAAATAATCAATGGCACCGCAATATTACTGGAGTGTCAGAGTTCTGGTAATCAAAAGCTTTCCTATCGTTGGAAGCATGGCTCTATGCAATTCCGCGGCAGTCGTCTCGAACTGCATGGGGACATAACCAAGAATGGGACGTATACGTGTGTTGCTGAAAATTTTATGCGACCAACAATTGGACTCGATCAAACGATGAAAGCCGAAAAGTCGCTCTATGTAGATGTCTTAT ATCCTCTTAGCGTTCCAAAAATTTCATATAATGGAACTGAACTGAACGTGGACTTGCAAATCATGAACGGTACGATGTTACTGCTTGATTGTCATAGTTCAGGACATCCAATGCCAACATACCGTTGGGTACATGGTTCTcgaatgtttaatcaaagcagtATTCAATTGAATGTTGATACATCAGACAATGGAACCTATACGTGCGTTGCTGAAAACATGATTTCACCAACAGTTGGCCCAAACCTGACAGGTCATACCAAAAAGTCGCTTGCTGTAAATGTTTTAT ATCCGCCGAGTGATCCAAAGATTTTGATGAACGGTACAGATGTAAACAATAGCGTGTTAACTGTCATAGAAAGGACACGCCTTTCATTGAAGTGTGTAAGCGACGCTAATCCATCACCTACGATTCAATGGAAAACCAACGGAACAAAGCATGCAGGCGACATGCTTTTCCTGTATGATATTCAACCTTCTGACGCTAGAAAATACGAGTGCGTGGCGAAAAACGAAATGATCCCTACCTTTGGATCCAGCCAAAAGAATAAGTCAAGGAACACACTAGAACTGCATGTTTTGT ATCCACCTTCCAAGCCCCAATTTTTTATAAACGGTGCTGAGTTGCACACTGACATGTACACGGTTACACACGGTAGTGACGTGTTAATTGAGTGTCATAGTCAGGGTAAACCAACTCCATCTATCCGTTTGGGGTATGACTTCGCACTTCAGACTTCAGGGGAACGGCTTTCTGTAAAAAACATCCAGGAGGGCGACACAGGAAACTATACATGCGTGGCAGAGAACGTGATGACTCCGACCTTTGCACCAAACACAATCGGACGAATGCAGAGCTCAGTGCGAATTATTCTTAAAGATACGCATCACCTTATGTCTGAACCGCCAT CACACACTGGTCTGCTGTTCCCACTCATTGCCGGTGGCGCGAGCTTGTTTCTTCTGGCGATCGCTGCTGTCATAGTTTGGAGGTGCAGATTGCGCGTTAGTGGAGCACAAG ATAATATCGTGGAGAATCCGATGTACATATCAGCGGACGGCATTGAGAGTGATGGGATAGCGATTCAACACGAAG AGACTGGGTCGTTTTCAACCGATGAACGTTGCGTGCAAAGTGTCTTTGTGGAG GAAAGCTGCTCATTGGGAAACCACCATATTCCAGATGAATACATTTATTGCTACGCTGAGGTGCAGGACGTTTGCAAAGAAAcagaacaataa
- the LOC127871665 gene encoding hemicentin-1-like isoform X3 codes for MYIVQLCSTLIIYVSTRNTFGIMKHFLVWTFIVNIRFQAASREEVMMEPPDSEYKVLEGRPMTITCETREGISASAFHWFLQNQKYTEMIANSFNPYHISTATFSKLDFRPARHYHSWDIYCAAKTKYGTFYSNKSKINVYDPLAKPAFKSGSTFLRENVYKVINGGSVFIECITDSNPLASIRWETKTRPTDNRYLTIRNIRQENAGRYVCVATYQTTLTDRYTFTDQSNNSLHIDVLYPPTEPMIIVNGTNISTDSLKIINGTAILLECQSSGNQKLSYRWKHGSMQFRGSRLELHGDITKNGTYTCVAENFMRPTIGLDQTMKAEKSLYVDVLYPLSVPKISYNGTELNVDLQIMNGTMLLLDCHSSGHPMPTYRWVHGSRMFNQSSIQLNVDTSDNGTYTCVAENMISPTVGPNLTGHTKKSLAVNVLYPPSDPKILMNGTDVNNSVLTVIERTRLSLKCVSDANPSPTIQWKTNGTKHAGDMLFLYDIQPSDARKYECVAKNEMIPTFGSSQKNKSRNTLELHVLYPPSKPQFFINGAELHTDMYTVTHGSDVLIECHSQGKPTPSIRLGYDFALQTSGERLSVKNIQEGDTGNYTCVAENVMTPTFAPNTIGRMQSSVRIILKDTHHLMSEPPSHTGLLFPLIAGGASLFLLAIAAVIVWRCRLRVSGAQDNIVENPMYISADGIESDGIAIQHEETGSFSTDERCVQSVFVEESCSLGNHHIPDEYIYCYAEVQDVCKETEQ; via the exons atgtatattgttcaattatgttcaacattaattatttatgtcAGTACAAGAAATACATTTGGAATAATGAAACACTTTTTAGTTTGGACATTTATTGTGAACATTAGATTTCAGG CAGCTTCCCGTGAGGAAGTGATGATGGAGCCACCTGACTCCGAATACAAAGTTTTAGAGGGTCGTCCGATGACCATCACTTGCGAAACAAGGGAGGGCATTAGTGCGTCGGCATTTCACTGGTTCTTACAAAATCAAAAATACACAGAAATGATTGCCAATTCTTTCAATCCGTATCATATATCTACGGCAACATTCAGTAAACTGGATTTCAGACCAGCTCGTCATTATCACTCCTGGGACATTTACTGCGCAGCCAAGACAAAATACGGAACGTTCTATTCCAATAAGTCTAAAATAAACGTCTATG ATCCTCTTGCTAAACCAGCGTTCAAAAGTGGTTCAACATTCTTGAGAGAAAACGTTTACAAAGTCATCAATGGCGGCTCAGTATTTATTGAGTGCATTACGGATAGCAACCCGTTAGCATCAATCCGCTGGGAAACTAAAACCAGACCGACCGACAACAGATATCTCACGATTCGTAACATCAGACAAGAGAACGCCGGACGTTATGTGTGTGTTGCGACATACCAGACCACTCTCACTGATAGATACACATTTACCGACCAATCCAACAATTCGCTGCACATAGATGTTCTAT ATCCACCCACTGAGCCGATGATTATTGTCAATGGAACAAACATCTCAACAGATTCTCTGAAAATAATCAATGGCACCGCAATATTACTGGAGTGTCAGAGTTCTGGTAATCAAAAGCTTTCCTATCGTTGGAAGCATGGCTCTATGCAATTCCGCGGCAGTCGTCTCGAACTGCATGGGGACATAACCAAGAATGGGACGTATACGTGTGTTGCTGAAAATTTTATGCGACCAACAATTGGACTCGATCAAACGATGAAAGCCGAAAAGTCGCTCTATGTAGATGTCTTAT ATCCTCTTAGCGTTCCAAAAATTTCATATAATGGAACTGAACTGAACGTGGACTTGCAAATCATGAACGGTACGATGTTACTGCTTGATTGTCATAGTTCAGGACATCCAATGCCAACATACCGTTGGGTACATGGTTCTcgaatgtttaatcaaagcagtATTCAATTGAATGTTGATACATCAGACAATGGAACCTATACGTGCGTTGCTGAAAACATGATTTCACCAACAGTTGGCCCAAACCTGACAGGTCATACCAAAAAGTCGCTTGCTGTAAATGTTTTAT ATCCGCCGAGTGATCCAAAGATTTTGATGAACGGTACAGATGTAAACAATAGCGTGTTAACTGTCATAGAAAGGACACGCCTTTCATTGAAGTGTGTAAGCGACGCTAATCCATCACCTACGATTCAATGGAAAACCAACGGAACAAAGCATGCAGGCGACATGCTTTTCCTGTATGATATTCAACCTTCTGACGCTAGAAAATACGAGTGCGTGGCGAAAAACGAAATGATCCCTACCTTTGGATCCAGCCAAAAGAATAAGTCAAGGAACACACTAGAACTGCATGTTTTGT ATCCACCTTCCAAGCCCCAATTTTTTATAAACGGTGCTGAGTTGCACACTGACATGTACACGGTTACACACGGTAGTGACGTGTTAATTGAGTGTCATAGTCAGGGTAAACCAACTCCATCTATCCGTTTGGGGTATGACTTCGCACTTCAGACTTCAGGGGAACGGCTTTCTGTAAAAAACATCCAGGAGGGCGACACAGGAAACTATACATGCGTGGCAGAGAACGTGATGACTCCGACCTTTGCACCAAACACAATCGGACGAATGCAGAGCTCAGTGCGAATTATTCTTAAAGATACGCATCACCTTATGTCTGAACCGCCAT CACACACTGGTCTGCTGTTCCCACTCATTGCCGGTGGCGCGAGCTTGTTTCTTCTGGCGATCGCTGCTGTCATAGTTTGGAGGTGCAGATTGCGCGTTAGTGGAGCACAAG ATAATATCGTGGAGAATCCGATGTACATATCAGCGGACGGCATTGAGAGTGATGGGATAGCGATTCAACACGAAG AGACTGGGTCGTTTTCAACCGATGAACGTTGCGTGCAAAGTGTCTTTGTGGAG GAAAGCTGCTCATTGGGAAACCACCATATTCCAGATGAATACATTTATTGCTACGCTGAGGTGCAGGACGTTTGCAAAGAAAcagaacaataa
- the LOC127871665 gene encoding hemicentin-1-like isoform X2, with product MKHFLVWTFIVNIRFQASREEVMMEPPDSEYKVLEGRPMTITCETREGISASAFHWFLQNQKYTEMIANSFNPYHISTATFSKLDFRPARHYHSWDIYCAAKTKYGTFYSNKSKINVYDPLAKPAFKSGSTFLRENVYKVINGGSVFIECITDSNPLASIRWETKTRPTDNRYLTIRNIRQENAGRYVCVATYQTTLTDRYTFTDQSNNSLHIDVLFSPIAPSLLHQGTEIPDGPLKVVNGSELVLECRSFGNPPPSYMWELGSRRHASSQITIKGDTSKFGTYTCIADNIMIPTFGPTETGQANRTLHVDILYPPSAPILMYRDQIKVQTMSVVRNTALDLSCHSFGNPMPFFRWKHGSSVYNQSRITLRGYTFESGTYSCVASNLMIPTFGYDTFGQSVSSLEIDVLYPPTEPMIIVNGTNISTDSLKIINGTAILLECQSSGNQKLSYRWKHGSMQFRGSRLELHGDITKNGTYTCVAENFMRPTIGLDQTMKAEKSLYVDVLYPLSVPKISYNGTELNVDLQIMNGTMLLLDCHSSGHPMPTYRWVHGSRMFNQSSIQLNVDTSDNGTYTCVAENMISPTVGPNLTGHTKKSLAVNVLYPPSDPKILMNGTDVNNSVLTVIERTRLSLKCVSDANPSPTIQWKTNGTKHAGDMLFLYDIQPSDARKYECVAKNEMIPTFGSSQKNKSRNTLELHVLYPPSKPQFFINGAELHTDMYTVTHGSDVLIECHSQGKPTPSIRLGYDFALQTSGERLSVKNIQEGDTGNYTCVAENVMTPTFAPNTIGRMQSSVRIILKDTHHLMSEPPSHTGLLFPLIAGGASLFLLAIAAVIVWRCRLRVSGAQDNIVENPMYISADGIESDGIAIQHEETGSFSTDERCVQSVFVEESCSLGNHHIPDEYIYCYAEVQDVCKETEQ from the exons ATGAAACACTTTTTAGTTTGGACATTTATTGTGAACATTAGATTTCAGG CTTCCCGTGAGGAAGTGATGATGGAGCCACCTGACTCCGAATACAAAGTTTTAGAGGGTCGTCCGATGACCATCACTTGCGAAACAAGGGAGGGCATTAGTGCGTCGGCATTTCACTGGTTCTTACAAAATCAAAAATACACAGAAATGATTGCCAATTCTTTCAATCCGTATCATATATCTACGGCAACATTCAGTAAACTGGATTTCAGACCAGCTCGTCATTATCACTCCTGGGACATTTACTGCGCAGCCAAGACAAAATACGGAACGTTCTATTCCAATAAGTCTAAAATAAACGTCTATG ATCCTCTTGCTAAACCAGCGTTCAAAAGTGGTTCAACATTCTTGAGAGAAAACGTTTACAAAGTCATCAATGGCGGCTCAGTATTTATTGAGTGCATTACGGATAGCAACCCGTTAGCATCAATCCGCTGGGAAACTAAAACCAGACCGACCGACAACAGATATCTCACGATTCGTAACATCAGACAAGAGAACGCCGGACGTTATGTGTGTGTTGCGACATACCAGACCACTCTCACTGATAGATACACATTTACCGACCAATCCAACAATTCGCTGCACATAGATGTTCTAT TTTCCCCAATAGCTCCATCATTACTGCATCAAGGTACGGAAATACCTGATGGACCGCTGAAGGTCGTCAACGGATCAGAACTTGTATTGGAGTGTAGGAGTTTTGGAAATCCACCACCATCCTACATGTGGGAACTTGGGTCCAGACGCCATGCCTCCAGTCAAATTACCATAAAAGGCGATACTTCCAAATTTGGAACGTACACTTGCATTGCTGACAACATCATGATTCCAACATTTGGACCGACAGAAACTGGTCAAGCAAATAGGACACTACACGTAGACATTTTAT ATCCACCAAGTGCTCCGATATTAATGTACAGAGATCAAATCAAAGTCCAAACAATGAGCGTCGTACGTAATACAGCACTGGATCTGTCGTGCCATAGTTTCGGAAATCCCATGCCTTTCTTTCGTTGGAAACACGGCTCCAGTGTTTATAATCAAAGTCGTATTACACTGAGAGGTTATACCTTCGAGAGTGGAACATATTCGTGTGTTGCTTCTAACTTGATGATACCAACATTTGGTTACGACACGTTTGGCCAATCAGTATCATCGTTGGAAATAGATGTTTTAT ATCCACCCACTGAGCCGATGATTATTGTCAATGGAACAAACATCTCAACAGATTCTCTGAAAATAATCAATGGCACCGCAATATTACTGGAGTGTCAGAGTTCTGGTAATCAAAAGCTTTCCTATCGTTGGAAGCATGGCTCTATGCAATTCCGCGGCAGTCGTCTCGAACTGCATGGGGACATAACCAAGAATGGGACGTATACGTGTGTTGCTGAAAATTTTATGCGACCAACAATTGGACTCGATCAAACGATGAAAGCCGAAAAGTCGCTCTATGTAGATGTCTTAT ATCCTCTTAGCGTTCCAAAAATTTCATATAATGGAACTGAACTGAACGTGGACTTGCAAATCATGAACGGTACGATGTTACTGCTTGATTGTCATAGTTCAGGACATCCAATGCCAACATACCGTTGGGTACATGGTTCTcgaatgtttaatcaaagcagtATTCAATTGAATGTTGATACATCAGACAATGGAACCTATACGTGCGTTGCTGAAAACATGATTTCACCAACAGTTGGCCCAAACCTGACAGGTCATACCAAAAAGTCGCTTGCTGTAAATGTTTTAT ATCCGCCGAGTGATCCAAAGATTTTGATGAACGGTACAGATGTAAACAATAGCGTGTTAACTGTCATAGAAAGGACACGCCTTTCATTGAAGTGTGTAAGCGACGCTAATCCATCACCTACGATTCAATGGAAAACCAACGGAACAAAGCATGCAGGCGACATGCTTTTCCTGTATGATATTCAACCTTCTGACGCTAGAAAATACGAGTGCGTGGCGAAAAACGAAATGATCCCTACCTTTGGATCCAGCCAAAAGAATAAGTCAAGGAACACACTAGAACTGCATGTTTTGT ATCCACCTTCCAAGCCCCAATTTTTTATAAACGGTGCTGAGTTGCACACTGACATGTACACGGTTACACACGGTAGTGACGTGTTAATTGAGTGTCATAGTCAGGGTAAACCAACTCCATCTATCCGTTTGGGGTATGACTTCGCACTTCAGACTTCAGGGGAACGGCTTTCTGTAAAAAACATCCAGGAGGGCGACACAGGAAACTATACATGCGTGGCAGAGAACGTGATGACTCCGACCTTTGCACCAAACACAATCGGACGAATGCAGAGCTCAGTGCGAATTATTCTTAAAGATACGCATCACCTTATGTCTGAACCGCCAT CACACACTGGTCTGCTGTTCCCACTCATTGCCGGTGGCGCGAGCTTGTTTCTTCTGGCGATCGCTGCTGTCATAGTTTGGAGGTGCAGATTGCGCGTTAGTGGAGCACAAG ATAATATCGTGGAGAATCCGATGTACATATCAGCGGACGGCATTGAGAGTGATGGGATAGCGATTCAACACGAAG AGACTGGGTCGTTTTCAACCGATGAACGTTGCGTGCAAAGTGTCTTTGTGGAG GAAAGCTGCTCATTGGGAAACCACCATATTCCAGATGAATACATTTATTGCTACGCTGAGGTGCAGGACGTTTGCAAAGAAAcagaacaataa